The sequence below is a genomic window from Desulfobulbus oligotrophicus.
ATGAAAAGAAGTCCGATAACACCGACAAAAGGAATAACTGATCCGATATACCCATAGGCGTAACCGCGGGCGGAAATCAGATCCATGCGCTCAGGGGTGGTCACATCGACCAGAAAGGCGTCATAGAAGATATTCGCCCCGGCCCAGCCGACCCGGGCAAGAACAAACAGCAGAAGACAGAGCAGCCAGTGTCCTGCAGGGACAAGGGAAAGCGTTAAGTTGAAAAAGACACCGGCTAAAAGAAAACCAACGAAAAATATCTTTTTCCGGCCGGGATAATCGGCCATGGCCCCGAGCACCGGGGCAAGCAGCGCCAACGCGAGGGAAGCGGCAGCATTGGCAAACCCCCAGTTTGCCGTAGCAATGTGGGAAGGCTGCCCGGCAGCCATCACATCCTTGAAATAGATCGGCATGATCGCCGTGACCATAACCAGCACAAAAGCTGAATTGGCAACGTCGTAAAGAATCCAGTGGCGTTCTTCTCTGGTCATGTGCATACAGATTTGCTCGTTCGTCTATCCGGCAGATGCTTGAGGTTGAACTCAGCGGTGAAAGTGCGGTCTGTCTTTCACCTGTCTGGCGGTAACCGTCAGCACGGTCCCTCTGCCTCTTTTGTTACGTAACGGTCATCATCAGGTACAACTGATACTGTTGAGAAGGGACTCTGCGGATATTTTTAGAACGAGTAGACCCTGATGTCGGTGAACTCTGCACCGACCCGGTTTTTACTCAGGCTTTTGAGCCGGATTCTCCGCATTACCATCGATCCGGAGACCGAACGGTATTTGATGCGGAGATCATGTGCCTTAGCAATGCTGCGGCTGTACTGTGCAGGGACAGTAAAACCAACCCCCCCAATGGAGATATCGCTGAGATAAACCGGACATTCACTGCCGTTCTGAAGAATGATATAGGCCTTGCCACAGGTGGACTCTCTGCCGGATGCCCGGTGGTTCAGGGTGTAAAAGGTGGAATGTCCACAGGTACAGCGCACCATCTTTTTCCGTAACCCCGCCGGAATAACGACATACTGTTTTTTAGCGCAGCGATCGCAGGTGGTACGGATTCTTCCGTCCTTAACGTTGATGCTTTTGGTTCGGCCTGCCATGGGAACCTCCAACTGTTGAGACGATTTCCTCCAAATACACCCCGCCCGGGAAATTTTGTCAATGGGGAAGACGGGGACTGCCCTGTATTCTGCAGTGCAGAGAGCAATCGCGGATAAAAATGAGGCGGTGAAAAACAAATTGACACTTTCAGGTGGTTTTTGTATTGAATGTTATGTGCTTTTTGGAGGTTATGCTTTACCTGTGCACCGTTGCCTCCAATTTTTAACAGGTTCAGCCACCCGATGATCTGCCGGCCCCGAGCCTGGTCGGCCTAACGCTCCAAACACCACAAAAGAGGACACATGGTTCCGGCACCGATTATTCAAACTATTCTCTATGCAACTGATCTGGGGAAAAATGCCCGAGCAGTTTTTCGTCTGGCTGTCAGCATGGCCCGTCATTACGATGCCCGTCTGCTGATACTCAACGTTGTTGAACCGCTTGGTACCACCGGTTCCACCATCATTGCCAACTATCTTTCCGGTGAAACTGCAGAAAAGATCAACAGGGATGCTGCCCATGACATCCTGCACCATATGAAAGAACGGTTAGCCAGGTACAGTAAAGAGGAAATGGATGCCTTTGGCTTGGACTGGGCACCGCCAACCGATATTTTAGTGGCCACCGGTATACCCAGCGAGGTCATTTTACAGATTGCCAAGAGGTACGAGGCAGACATGATCGTTGTGGGCACCTCATCCCGCTCATTTCTTGGCAGTGCAATGATGGGCTCCACTGCTCGCCGTGTTTCCCGGCACAGTACTATCCCGGTGCTGGTGGTTCCAATCACTGAAGAGTAGGGCCTGCGGATGGACCGGTGCATCTCTGCTGCCTGCTGACACGGCGCGTCCGAAATATCGGGGAGGCGTCGCAGACATGGTCATTGGTACAAAGAGTACCGATGACCATAACATAGCAGTGCCCGTGTACAAAATGAATCTCTCCCAGGCTCCAACTGCTGCGACAAAGCCAGCAGCACTGAGGAAAACTCACATCTTTGTGCCCAATCGCCGGCCTGAACACCTTCTTCATCATTTCCCGGACACGCTGCATACAGCCGACAATACTCATACCGGTTAGCAACAGTACTTTTTTAGTTGCAACAACGACGTCAACGGCTGCCTGATCTGTTCAGGTATCGATAAACCGCTGCTGCGGGAAATGCATTGCCGCAGTGCAAAGCAGGGCAAACAAATCACTTTTCCCAACGGAAATATCGTGTATGTTAAACAACACAAAAAAAGGAGTCGGGAGACGGCAAGAGATATTCACCATCCCTTGCCGGGACAGACACCACATTTCAAAATAAAAAGGAATACAATATGAGACAAAACTATTTCAACACCTTACCGCTGCGTTTGCAGTTGGAAGAGTTGGGCAAATGCCGTTTTATGGATGAATCCGAATTCGCTGACGGTGTGAGCAGGCTCAAAGGTAAAAAGATCGTCATTGTCGGTTGTGGTGCCCAGGGGTTACACCAGGGGCTGAACCTGCGTGACTCGGGTCTGGACGTGTCGTATGCCCTGCGCGACTCCGCCATTAACGGGAAGCGACAGAGCTGGAAAAATGCCACTGATAACGGTTTCACCGTGGGCAACTATCAGCAGATGATTCCCACCGCCGACCTGGTCATCAACCTTACCCCTGACAAACAGCACTCCAATGTTGTCAATGCGGTTATGCCTCTGATGAAACAGGGGGCCTGCCTCTCCTACTCGCACGGGTTTAACATCGTTGAAGAGGGAATGCAGATTCGTCCCGACCTGACCGTCATCATGGTGGCTCCGAAAGCGCCGGGAACCGAGGTGCGTGAAGAGTATAAGCGAGGTTTCGGTGTGCCGACTCTGATCGCTGTACATCGGGAGAATGATCCCAACGGTGATGGGTGGGACATTGCCAAAGCCTACGCCGCCGCTACCGGCGGTCATCGGGCCGGTGTTCTGCAATCGTCCTTTGTGGCTGAGGTCAAATCCGATCTGATGGGTGAACAGACCATCCTCTGCGGGATGCTCCAGGCAGGCAGCCTGCTCTGCTTTGACAAGATGGTCAATGAAGGCATTGCCCCTGATTACGCCGCCAAACTGATCCAGTATGGCTGGGAAACCATCACTGAGGCGCTTAAACACGGTGGCATCACCAACATGATGGACCGGCTGACCAATCCCGCCAAACTGCAGGCTTTCTACCTCTCCGAAGAGATCAAGGAGATCCTGACACCACTTTTTGAACAGCACATGGACGACATCATGAGTGGGGAGTTCTCCAGAACCATGATGGAAGACTGGGACAATGACGACAAAAACCTGCTTGCCTGGCGTGCACAAACAGCGGAAACAGGTTTTGAAAAAACAGCCTCTTCTGCAGTTGCAATCAGTGAACAGGAGTATTTTGAGAAAGGTATCTTAATGGTGGCCATGATCAAGGCAGGGGTGGAACTGGCCTTTGACATCATGGTTGCCTCCGGTATCAGGGAGGAATCGGCTTACTATGAGAGTCTGCATGAGGTACCGCTGATCGCCAACCTGATTGCCCGCAAAAAACTCTATGAAATGAATGTGGTCATCTCTGATACCGCTGAATACGGCTGTTATCTGTTTGCACATCAGGCAGTGCCGCTACTGGCCGATTTCATGAAGGAGATCGGCACCAATGTCATTGGCAAGGGGCTGGATGTCAAGGACAGTGCTGTGGACAATATTGAACTGATTGCGGTCAATGCCGCTATTCGTTATACCGTTGTCGAGCAGGTGGGCGAAGAACTCCGCTCGCACATGAGTGCCATGAAGCCGATCATCTGACGGTTTTTTTCACAGTGCAATGCCCCCTCTGCTGCCCGGAGGGGGTTTTTTTATGTGGCGGACAATCTTCTGTTGCCTCCCCCAAAAACCGCAGACCATCGCTGCTATCAGCGCGATATTCACTGTGTCCGATGGGCAGTCCACTCCTGATACAATAGAGAAACCACGATCAAGAACAGCCCGATAAACGTTGCGGGATGGATCTGTTCATCGATGAACAGGTGCAGGAAGAGCAGGGATAAAAATGGCGTCAGGTAGATCAGATTACTGAGGCGGGCCGTTGAAGACGAGAGCTTAAGGGCTGTCATCCAGAGAACAAAGGTC
It includes:
- a CDS encoding PilZ domain-containing protein encodes the protein MAGRTKSINVKDGRIRTTCDRCAKKQYVVIPAGLRKKMVRCTCGHSTFYTLNHRASGRESTCGKAYIILQNGSECPVYLSDISIGGVGFTVPAQYSRSIAKAHDLRIKYRSVSGSMVMRRIRLKSLSKNRVGAEFTDIRVYSF
- a CDS encoding universal stress protein, with protein sequence MVPAPIIQTILYATDLGKNARAVFRLAVSMARHYDARLLILNVVEPLGTTGSTIIANYLSGETAEKINRDAAHDILHHMKERLARYSKEEMDAFGLDWAPPTDILVATGIPSEVILQIAKRYEADMIVVGTSSRSFLGSAMMGSTARRVSRHSTIPVLVVPITEE
- the ilvC gene encoding ketol-acid reductoisomerase, which produces MRQNYFNTLPLRLQLEELGKCRFMDESEFADGVSRLKGKKIVIVGCGAQGLHQGLNLRDSGLDVSYALRDSAINGKRQSWKNATDNGFTVGNYQQMIPTADLVINLTPDKQHSNVVNAVMPLMKQGACLSYSHGFNIVEEGMQIRPDLTVIMVAPKAPGTEVREEYKRGFGVPTLIAVHRENDPNGDGWDIAKAYAAATGGHRAGVLQSSFVAEVKSDLMGEQTILCGMLQAGSLLCFDKMVNEGIAPDYAAKLIQYGWETITEALKHGGITNMMDRLTNPAKLQAFYLSEEIKEILTPLFEQHMDDIMSGEFSRTMMEDWDNDDKNLLAWRAQTAETGFEKTASSAVAISEQEYFEKGILMVAMIKAGVELAFDIMVASGIREESAYYESLHEVPLIANLIARKKLYEMNVVISDTAEYGCYLFAHQAVPLLADFMKEIGTNVIGKGLDVKDSAVDNIELIAVNAAIRYTVVEQVGEELRSHMSAMKPII